TAAAGAAGGACTATTAGAAGTTGCTACACATAAAAATAGTGATGTGTTAGTAAATGCAATAATTGGTAGCGTAGGATTAATTCCGACATTAGAAGCGATTAAACAAAAGAAAACGATTGCGATTGCGAATAAAGAGACATTGGTCACAGCAGGGCATCTCGTGATGAAATCAGCAAAAGATTACGGTGTGCAAGTGTTACCGATAGACAGTGAACACTCGGCTATTTTACAATGTTTACAGTCAGGAGAAAAGAAAGAAATTAGTCGGTTAATTTTAACTGCTTCTGGTGGAAGTTTTCGTGATAAAAAGCGGTATGAACTTGCTAATGTAACAGTGGAAGAAGCACTGAAACATCCCAATTGGTCCATGGGTGCTAAAATTACGATTGATTCGGCTACGATGATGAATAAAGGACTAGAAGTGATTGAAGCACATTGGTTGTTCGATGTTCCTTATGAGCAAATAGACGTCCTTCTCCATCGGGAAAGTATGATTCATTCCATGGTTGAGTTTACCGATAAAAGTGTGATTGCACAACTTGGAACACCTGATATGCGTGTGCCCATTCAATATGCATTGACATATCCAAAGCGTTTGCCACTCCCAATCACAAAATCGTTGCAATTATGGGAAATCGGTGCACTTCATTTTGAAAAAATGGATTTTAATCGTTTTAAATGTTTACAATATGCGTATGAAGCAGGCCGAATAGGTGGAACAATGCCTACTGTATTAAATGCTGCAAATGAAGCTGCTGTAAAGTTTTTCTTAAAAGGAAAAATATCATTTTTAACGATTGAACAAATGCTTGAACAGGCGTTAAATCGTCATCAGCCGCTAGAACAGCCTAGTCTAGATACGATTCAGTTAGTAGATAAGGAAACACGTGAATTCGTTAATTCTCTACTCTCATAAAAAAAAGGTGGGGACAAAGAATGGATACGGTTATTAAGTTTATTATTATTTTTGGTGCATTAGTTTTTTTTCATGAATTAGGCCATTTAATGCTTGCAAAACGAGCAGGTATTTTATGTCGTGAGTTTGCGATTGGATTTGGCCCTAAGTTATTTTCCATTCGAAAAAAAGAAACGTTGTATACAATTCGTTTGTTGCCGTTAGGCGGATACGTATTAATGGCAGGGGAAGACCCGGAAAAATTAGAATTAAAACCAGGCGATCGAATCGGTCTTTTGCGAAATGAAAAAGGAGAAATTGATAAAATTATTATGAATGGGAAAGAAAAATTCCCAGATGCAAAAATGGTAACAGTTGAAGAAGCAGACATTGAACATAGCATGTTTATCCGTGCTTACGATGATGAAGATCAAGTAGCGACTTATCCTGTAAGTAAAACAAGTTTTTATGTAGAAAATGGTCGAGAAGTTCAAATTGCTCCATATGATCGTCAGTTTGCTTCTAAACCAGTTTGGGATCGAATTTTAACCATTTTTGCGGGTCCTGCCATGAATTTTATTTTAGCCTTTTTTATTTTAATTGCGGCTGGTTTAATTGCAGGAAAACCGATTGATGAAGCGAAAATTGGAAAAGTGGTCGAAGAAGGTCCAGCTGCAGTTGCGGGATTACAAAAGGACGACCAAGTGTTAGCAATTAACGGACAAAGCGTGGAAAAATGGGAGGAAATGACGAAAATTATTCGAGAGAATCCAAAAGAGTCCTTAACGTTTACCATTAATCGTGATGGAACAGAGAAAGACATTACAGTAACACCTGATGAAAGAAAAAATCAAGACGGTGAATTAGAAGGTGTTATCCAAGTGTATGCTCCAACCGAATTTTCGGTAAGTCACGCCATTAAATTTGGAGCTGTAGAAACGGTTCAATGGACAAAACTTATTTTTGTTGCGCTCGGTGATTTATTTACTGGAAAAGTTGGGATTGACCAATTAAGTGGACCAGTTGGAATCTATAGTTATACCGATCAAGCAGCGCAATTAGGAACCGTTATTTTATTGCGGTGGGCAGCGGTATTAAGTATTAACTTAGGAATTTTTAACTTGCTACCTCTTCCTGCATTAGATGGTGGACGCTTACTATTTTTATTTGTGGAAGCTTTACGTGGAAAGCCAGTAGATAAAAATAAAGAAGGACTTTTTCACTTTATTGGATTTGCCTTGTTATTTTTACTTATGATTGTCGTCACATGGAACGATATTCAAAAATTTTTCTTATAATTTTATGATGTCAAATAGAGGTGCAAGAGAATGAGACAAGAACATATGTTAATTCCAACATTACGTGATAATCCAAGTGATGCAGATATTAAAAGTCACCAATTATTATTACGTGCAGGATATATTCGTCAAAATGCTGCAGGTGTGTATAGTTTTCTTCCTTTAGGAAGCCGAGTGTTACGAAAAGTAGAACAAATTGTTCGCGAAGAAATGGACGAAGCAGGAGCGCAAGAAGTATTAATGCCAGCGTTGCAACCAGCAGAATTATGGCAAGAATCAGGGCGCTGGGAAGTATACGGTCCTGAATTAATGAGACTAAAAGATCGCAACAACCGTGATTTTGCACTCGGTGCTACACACGAAGAAGTAATTACTAGTTTAATGCGAGATGAAGTAAAGTCATATAAAAAGCTACCGATGACGCTTTACCAAATTCAAACAAAGTTTCGTGATGAACAACGTCCTCGTTTTGGAATTTTACGCGGACGTGAATTTTTAATGAAAGATGCGTATTCATTTGATACGTCACAAGAAGGATTAGATGAAAGTTATCAAAAAATGTTTGATGCGTACACACGCATTTTTACTCGCTTAGGGTTAAATTTCCGTGCGGTAATCGCTGATAGCGGGGCAATGGGCGGAAAAGATACGCATGAATTTATGGCGCTATCTGAAATTGGAGAAGATACAATTGCGTATAGTGATTCTTCTTCTTTTGCGGCTAATATTGAAATGGCACCGTGTGTGAATCAATATGAAAAAAGCATAGAAAAAGAGCAAGAATTAACATTAGTAGAGACTGAGTCACATAAATCAATGGAAGAAGTAGCAAATTATTTAAACGTTTCGGAACATCAATTATTAAAATCTTTATTATTTACGGTTGATGATCAATTGGTACTTGTGTTAGTTCGTGGGGATCATGAAGTAAACGATATTAAATTAAAAAATTATTTTGATGCGGCATTTGTAGAATTAGCATCCCATGAAATCGTAAAAGAAAAAATGGGGTGTGAAATCGGTAATATCGGAC
The genomic region above belongs to Massilibacterium senegalense and contains:
- a CDS encoding proline--tRNA ligase, which gives rise to MRQEHMLIPTLRDNPSDADIKSHQLLLRAGYIRQNAAGVYSFLPLGSRVLRKVEQIVREEMDEAGAQEVLMPALQPAELWQESGRWEVYGPELMRLKDRNNRDFALGATHEEVITSLMRDEVKSYKKLPMTLYQIQTKFRDEQRPRFGILRGREFLMKDAYSFDTSQEGLDESYQKMFDAYTRIFTRLGLNFRAVIADSGAMGGKDTHEFMALSEIGEDTIAYSDSSSFAANIEMAPCVNQYEKSIEKEQELTLVETESHKSMEEVANYLNVSEHQLLKSLLFTVDDQLVLVLVRGDHEVNDIKLKNYFDAAFVELASHEIVKEKMGCEIGNIGPISVPKGITVVADLAVQSMVNFVCGANVEGKHYTNANVNRDFMVQSFADLRFIKEGDLSPDGQGIIKFARGIEIGHVFKLGTRYSESMGALYLDEQGKTQPMIMGSYGIGVSRLLSAIVEQSNDEHGIIWPTAISPFDVHLIPVNVKNEEQAQLSEEIYATLKKARFDVLFDNRKERPGVKFADSELIGLPVRITVGKKASEGIVELKIRKTGEMKEVAVSQLAAELTTIFQAL
- the rseP gene encoding RIP metalloprotease RseP; this translates as MDTVIKFIIIFGALVFFHELGHLMLAKRAGILCREFAIGFGPKLFSIRKKETLYTIRLLPLGGYVLMAGEDPEKLELKPGDRIGLLRNEKGEIDKIIMNGKEKFPDAKMVTVEEADIEHSMFIRAYDDEDQVATYPVSKTSFYVENGREVQIAPYDRQFASKPVWDRILTIFAGPAMNFILAFFILIAAGLIAGKPIDEAKIGKVVEEGPAAVAGLQKDDQVLAINGQSVEKWEEMTKIIRENPKESLTFTINRDGTEKDITVTPDERKNQDGELEGVIQVYAPTEFSVSHAIKFGAVETVQWTKLIFVALGDLFTGKVGIDQLSGPVGIYSYTDQAAQLGTVILLRWAAVLSINLGIFNLLPLPALDGGRLLFLFVEALRGKPVDKNKEGLFHFIGFALLFLLMIVVTWNDIQKFFL
- a CDS encoding 1-deoxy-D-xylulose-5-phosphate reductoisomerase, whose translation is MRKISLLGATGSIGTQTLDVIRTHREEFQLIAMSVGYNLALAEQIIHEFQPEVVSVIEKEAKEQLTLRVPSHVKIVYGKEGLLEVATHKNSDVLVNAIIGSVGLIPTLEAIKQKKTIAIANKETLVTAGHLVMKSAKDYGVQVLPIDSEHSAILQCLQSGEKKEISRLILTASGGSFRDKKRYELANVTVEEALKHPNWSMGAKITIDSATMMNKGLEVIEAHWLFDVPYEQIDVLLHRESMIHSMVEFTDKSVIAQLGTPDMRVPIQYALTYPKRLPLPITKSLQLWEIGALHFEKMDFNRFKCLQYAYEAGRIGGTMPTVLNAANEAAVKFFLKGKISFLTIEQMLEQALNRHQPLEQPSLDTIQLVDKETREFVNSLLS